A DNA window from Coffea arabica cultivar ET-39 chromosome 6c, Coffea Arabica ET-39 HiFi, whole genome shotgun sequence contains the following coding sequences:
- the LOC113694148 gene encoding succinate dehydrogenase [ubiquinone] iron-sulfur subunit 2, mitochondrial-like gives MATGLVRRAIARVKSSAPAAKLVITRAHASEAEAQQAEPQAKKTHSLKTFQIYRWNPDNPQKPELKDYHIDLKECGPMVLDALIKIKNEIDPSLTFRRSCREGICGSCAMNIDGCNGLACLTKIDSDGSSATTITPLPHMFVIKDLVVDMTNFYNQYKSIEPWLKRKSSSPTPGKEIPQSKSDRAKLDGMYECILCACCSTSCPSYWWNPESYLGPAALLHANRWIMDSRDEYTKERLDAVNDEFKLYRCHTILNCARACPKGLNPGKQIQNIKKLELLGS, from the exons ATGGCGACTGGATTGGTCCGACGAGCAATAGCTAGGGTTAAGTCGTCGGCTCCGGCGGCGAAACTGGTGATAACCCGGGCCCACGCATCGGAGGCCGAAGCCCAGCAAGCTGAACCTCAGGCCAAGAAGACTCACAGCCTGAAGACCTTCCAAATCTACCGATGGAACCCGGACAACCCCCAAAAGCCGGAGCTCAAAGATTACCACATCGACCTGAAGGAATGTGGGCCCATGGTGTTGGACGCCCTGATTAAGATCAAGAACGAGATCGACCCATCCCTGACCTTCCGCAGGTCTTGCCGGGAAGGGATCTGTGGGTCCTGCGCCATGAACATCGACGGCTGCAATGGCTTGGCTTGCTTGACTAAGATTGATTCTGATGGGTCGTCCGCCACCACCATTACGCCGCTTCCCCATATGTTTGTGATTAAGGATTTGGTGGTGGACATGACCAACTTCTATAATCAGTACAAGTCCATTGAGCCGTGGCTGAAGAGGAAGAGCTCCTCGCCCACCCCCGGGAAGGAGATACCACAGTCCAAGAGCGATAGGGCTAAGCTGGATGGAATGTATGAATGCATTCTGTGTGCCTGCTGTAGCACTTCCTGCCCCAGTTACTGGTGGAACCCTGAGTCCTATCTCGGCCCTGCAGCCCTCCTCCACGCCAACCG TTGGATAATGGACAGTCGAGACGAATACACCAAAGAACGTCTGGATGCAGTGAACGATGAGTTCAAGCTTTATCGATGCCATACAATTTTGAATTGTGCCAGGGCCTGCCCAAAGGGACTGAATCCTGGGAAGCAAATTCAAAACATCAAGAAACTTGAGCTTCTTGGTTCTTGA
- the LOC140008807 gene encoding uncharacterized protein has translation MRGKSFLVESWRKSKDKKEDQGEMVRDTCNCGKQALMMTSWTDLNPGRRFCRCPNYRESEGCRYWVWVDPEMCQRSKDIIPGLIRTKNKLEAKIETLQENSKLQEAKLRRLKMYLFVHWVVAVVWILLFNSGP, from the exons ATGAGGGGTAAGAGCTTCTTGGTGGAGAGCTGGCGGAAATCTAAAGATAAGAAAGAAGACCAAGGAGAGATGGTTAGGGACACATGCAACTGTGGAAAACAAGCATTGATGATGACATCATGGACTGATTTAAACCCAGGAAGAAGGTTTTGTCGATGTCCAAATTACAGG GAATCAGAGGGATGCAGGTATTGGGTTTGGGTGGATCCTGAGATGTGTCAAAGGTCGAAGGATATAATCCCTGGACTGAtaagaacaaaaaataaattggaGGCTAAGATTGAGACGTTGCAAGAGAACTCAAAGCTGCAGGAAGCAAAACTAAGAAGGCTGAAGATGTACTTGTTTGTTCACTGGGTTGTTGCTGTTGTATGGATCCTTTTGTTCAACTCTGGGCCATAA
- the LOC113693302 gene encoding rab escort protein 1 → MSQKFPSSIQPTNFDLIVIGSGLEETILACAASLGGKTVLIVDHNPFFGGHFASLPLQDFTDFLHTHSKSCPQPELKPGSSSGEFNVLPLTTRPMYSSVEISVYSPEIIDNYGLFSVDLAGHRVLFCADPMMELILKTDRVLNVDIDEFIRFNCLEWMRASYVGLMKMAGHFGHGNDEEDRKIPEENLESPFSELKSIILHAIAMADYDQDNVEDCKYILKTKDGIDRLMLCHSSVARGQGMSVVGLLTDKVVGDYKGVKLDCGQELFSHQLILAPSFNLPSGLAAPPTHFQRNGNHDSRPQDAKDKVVRGVCITASSLKPDIANCLLLYPPQALFPERLTSIRVLHLSSDMNVCPSGMFVDYVSTICEDAAQGKELLTTTINDLFSVPVSGNSEEDSEDHQSANTVVKVKPTLHWSTVYIQEQTVGVFDGVISASMPDGNLQHNNFVDASEKLFQSMYPDEGFFQRKPHRMRS, encoded by the exons ATGTCCCAAAAATTTCCTTCCTCCATCCAACCTACCAACTTCGACTTAATTGTGATCGGTTCCGGCCTCGAAGAAACCATACTCGCCTGCGCGGCATCCCTCGGCGGCAAAACCGTCCTCATTGTCGACCATAACCCTTTCTTCGGTGGCCACTTCGCCTCTCTCCCTCTGCAAGACTTCACTGATTTTCTCCACACCCACTCAAAATCATGCCCGCAACCCGAACTCAAACCCGGATCCTCCTCCGGCGAATTCAACGTCCTTCCTCTGACCACTCGCCCCATGTACTCCTCTGTCGAAATTAGCGTATATTCCCCAGAAATTATTGACAATTATGGACTATTCAGCGTTGATTTAGCGGGGCATAGGGTTTTATTCTGTGCTGATCCTATGatggaattgattttgaaaactgATAGGGTTTTAAATGTGGATATAGACGAGTTCATTAGGTTCAATTGCCTGGAATGGATGCGAGCTTCATATGTAGGACTGATGAAGATGGCG GGGCATTTTGGACATGGGAATGACGAAGAAGATAGGAAAATTCCAGAGGAGAACTTAGAGAGTCCGTTTTCGGAGCTAAAATC GATTATTCTGCACGCAATTGCCATGGCAGATTATGACCAAGACAATGTGGAAGACTGTAAATACATTCTTAAAACAAAAGATGGAATAGATCGCTTAATGCTTTGTCATTCATCAGTTGCCAGG GGTCAAGGGATGTCTGTGGTTGGTCTACTTACAGACAAA GTTGTTGGGGATTATAAGGGTGTTAAGTTggattgtggtcaagaattaTTCAGCCACCAGCTCATCCTTGCTCCTTCGTTTAATCTTCCCTCAGGATTAGCTGCTCCTCCAACACATTTTCAGCGGAATGGTAATCATGATTCTAGGCCGCAGGATGCCAAAGACAAGGTAGTTAGGGGAGTATGCATCACAGCAAGTTCCTTAAAACCAGATATAGCAAATTGTCTGCTGCTATACCCCCCTCAAG CTTTGTTCCCGGAGCGGCTGACATCAATCCGAGTCCTCCATTTGAGCAGTGATATGAATGTTTGTCCTTCTGGCAT GTTTGTCGATTATGTATCAACAATTTGTGAAGATGCAGCTCAAGGGAAAGAATTACTAACTACAACCataaatgatttgttttctGTTCCTGTTTCTGGAAACTCTGAGGAAGATTCTGAGGATCATCAGAGTGCGAATACAGTAGTGAAAGTAAAACCCACTTTGCATTGGAGTACTGTGTATATACAAGAGCAAACTGTG GGTGTATTTGATGGTGTTATTTCAGCCTCTATGCCTGACGGAAATTTGCAACACAACAATTTTGTAGATGCATCAGAAAAG CTATTTCAGAGCATGTATCCTGATGAAGGATTCTTTCAAAGGAAACCTCATCGAATGAGGTCATAG